One stretch of Streptomyces sp. NBC_01142 DNA includes these proteins:
- the murG gene encoding undecaprenyldiphospho-muramoylpentapeptide beta-N-acetylglucosaminyltransferase, whose protein sequence is MHVVLAGGGTAGHIEPALALADALRRQDPSVGITALGTEKGLETRLVPERGYELALIPAVPLPRRPTPELITVPGRLRGTIKAAEQILERTRADCVVGFGGYVALPGYLAAKRLGVPIIVHEANARPGLANKIGSRYAAGVAVATPDSKLRNSRYIGIPLRHTIATLDRARVRPEARAAFGLDPNLPTLLVSGGSQGARRLNEVIQQIAPVLQRSGIQILHAVGPKNELPRVDNMPGMPPYIPVPYVDRMDLAYAAADMMLCRAGAMTVAELSAVGLPAAYVPLPIGNGEQRLNAQPVVKAGGGLLVDDAELTPEWVQGNVLPVLADPHRLYEMSRAAAEFGRRDADDLLVGMVYEAIAARRQA, encoded by the coding sequence GTGCATGTCGTACTCGCCGGTGGGGGGACCGCCGGCCACATCGAGCCCGCGCTCGCCCTCGCGGACGCCCTGCGCAGGCAGGACCCGAGCGTGGGAATCACGGCCCTCGGCACGGAGAAGGGGCTCGAGACCAGGCTCGTGCCCGAGCGGGGCTACGAGTTGGCGCTCATCCCCGCCGTTCCACTGCCGCGCAGGCCCACCCCTGAGCTGATCACCGTCCCCGGGCGGCTGCGCGGGACCATCAAGGCCGCCGAGCAGATCCTGGAGCGCACGAGGGCGGACTGTGTCGTCGGCTTCGGCGGCTATGTCGCGCTGCCCGGCTATCTGGCCGCCAAGCGGCTCGGGGTGCCGATCATCGTCCACGAGGCCAATGCCCGCCCCGGCCTGGCCAACAAGATCGGTTCGCGGTACGCCGCCGGGGTGGCCGTCGCCACGCCCGACAGCAAGCTGCGCAACTCCCGCTACATCGGCATCCCGCTGCGCCACACCATCGCCACCCTCGACCGTGCGCGGGTACGGCCCGAGGCGCGTGCTGCCTTCGGCCTGGACCCCAATCTGCCGACGCTGCTGGTCTCCGGAGGCTCGCAGGGCGCCCGCCGCCTCAACGAGGTGATCCAGCAGATCGCGCCGGTGCTGCAGCGCTCCGGCATCCAGATCCTGCACGCGGTCGGTCCGAAGAACGAACTGCCGCGCGTGGACAACATGCCCGGTATGCCGCCCTACATCCCGGTACCGTACGTGGACCGGATGGATCTCGCGTACGCCGCGGCCGACATGATGCTCTGCCGCGCGGGCGCGATGACCGTCGCCGAACTCTCCGCCGTGGGCCTGCCCGCCGCGTACGTACCGCTGCCGATCGGCAACGGCGAACAGCGGCTCAACGCCCAGCCGGTGGTGAAGGCCGGCGGCGGACTGCTGGTCGACGACGCCGAACTGACCCCCGAATGGGTCCAGGGCAATGTCCTTCCGGTGCTCGCCGATCCGCACCGGCTGTACGAGATGTCCCGTGCGGCCGCCGAGTTCGGTCGCAGGGATGCCGACGACCTGCTCGTCGGCATGGTGTACGAGGCGATTGCCGCGCGCCGCCAGGCGTGA
- the ftsW gene encoding putative lipid II flippase FtsW produces the protein MPADDTAPAPGGSVPTPSVLDHRTGWIFQPGRLRRGIRGGAPVGIALRNRAGDAVRRPPAARGTAGGPSAPRRPRGGGVRRMYEQARRAWDRPLTAYYLILGSSLLITVLGLVMVYSASMIKALELSLPASYFFRKQFLAAAIGTGLLLLASRMPGKLHRALSYPLLVGAVFLMTLVQIPGIGHEVNGNQNWIYLGGPFQLQPSEFGKLALILWGADLLARKQDRRLLTQWKHMLVPLVPVAFLLLGLIMLGGDMGTAIILTAILFGLLWLAGAPTRLFAGVLAVAGLVGFVLIKTNENRMSRLSCIGAIDLGPQGECWQAVHGIYALASGGWFGSGLGASVEKWGQLPEPHTDFIFAIAGEELGLAGTLSVLALFAALGYAGIRVAGRTEDPFVRYAAGGVTTWITAQAVVNIGAVLGLLPIAGVPLPLFSYGGSALLPTMFAIGLLIAFAREDPAARAALAMRRPGVRWKTMRRRVKKRPSGER, from the coding sequence ATGCCGGCCGATGACACCGCCCCCGCACCGGGGGGCTCCGTCCCCACACCCTCCGTCCTCGATCACCGGACGGGCTGGATCTTCCAGCCCGGCCGATTGAGGCGCGGGATCCGGGGCGGTGCCCCGGTCGGCATCGCGCTGCGCAACCGGGCCGGGGACGCCGTACGCCGGCCACCCGCCGCGCGCGGCACCGCCGGCGGGCCCAGCGCGCCGCGCCGGCCCCGTGGCGGCGGCGTGCGGCGGATGTACGAGCAGGCGCGGCGGGCCTGGGACCGCCCGCTGACCGCGTACTACCTGATCCTCGGCAGCAGCCTCCTCATCACCGTGCTCGGCCTGGTGATGGTGTACTCCGCGTCGATGATCAAGGCGCTGGAGCTCTCGCTCCCGGCGTCGTACTTCTTCCGCAAGCAGTTCCTCGCCGCGGCCATCGGCACCGGTCTGCTGCTGCTCGCCTCCCGGATGCCCGGCAAGCTCCACCGGGCCCTGTCCTACCCGCTCCTGGTGGGCGCCGTCTTTCTGATGACGCTCGTGCAGATCCCGGGGATAGGGCACGAGGTCAACGGCAACCAGAACTGGATCTACCTGGGCGGCCCGTTCCAGCTCCAGCCCAGTGAGTTCGGCAAACTGGCACTGATCCTGTGGGGCGCGGACCTCCTCGCCCGCAAACAGGACAGGCGGCTGCTGACCCAGTGGAAGCACATGCTGGTGCCGCTCGTCCCCGTCGCCTTCCTGCTGCTCGGCCTGATCATGCTCGGCGGCGACATGGGTACGGCGATTATTCTCACCGCGATCCTCTTCGGGCTGCTGTGGCTGGCCGGCGCCCCCACCCGGCTCTTCGCGGGCGTCCTCGCCGTGGCCGGCCTCGTCGGCTTTGTGCTCATCAAGACCAACGAGAACCGGATGTCCCGGCTCTCCTGTATCGGTGCGATCGACCTGGGACCCCAAGGCGAGTGCTGGCAGGCCGTCCACGGCATCTATGCTCTTGCCTCCGGCGGATGGTTCGGTTCCGGCCTCGGTGCAAGTGTGGAAAAATGGGGTCAACTCCCCGAACCGCACACCGATTTCATCTTCGCCATCGCCGGTGAGGAACTGGGCCTTGCAGGGACGCTGTCGGTGCTCGCCCTCTTCGCGGCTCTAGGCTATGCGGGTATCCGCGTGGCCGGACGCACGGAGGACCCCTTCGTGAGGTACGCAGCGGGAGGTGTGACCACGTGGATCACGGCCCAGGCCGTGGTCAACATCGGTGCGGTGCTCGGCCTGCTGCCGATCGCCGGTGTCCCGCTCCCGCTGTTCTCCTACGGAGGATCGGCCCTGCTGCCGACCATGTTCGCTATCGGGCTGCTGATCGCCTTTGCGCGAGAGGATCCCGCCGCGAGAGCGGCCCTGGCCATGCGGAGGCCCGGGGTGAGATGGAAGACGATGAGACGGCGCGTCAAGAAGCGTCCGTCCGGAGAGCGGTGA